From Corticium candelabrum chromosome 9, ooCorCand1.1, whole genome shotgun sequence:
ACTTGTTGAAGTCTGAGCTTTGCGAACGCCTTCTTCTCATAGGGAAATCTCCGTAGAGTAGCAGCTATCTGCCTACCGAACAAACCATCCTCATCGGAGCCGACATGAGCCCTCATTGAGTCCAACGAGTTTAGCCTTTCTACAATTTGAAGTCTCTAGCTCGTCTTCTGGTCCCTTATGACGTCTCTTTCTTTTGGTGGCAGGAGTGATGCTTGGTTGACGCGGTCCAGTCTCTACCTGACAAATGACCGAGCTGTTGTGTGCTTCATTGCTGCAGTAGGAAAAATTAGCCTGTGAAAGGAAGCAATATATCAAGTCGAAGTCCACACATTTACCTTTCATGATTGTCGACTGTCTCATCACTGTCATAGGGTTCACTCTCTGCTGGCCGGGTCTCTCCTGGCTGGTTCTCCTGTTGTTAACTCTCCTGTTGTTGACTTTCCTGTTGTTGATTCTCCTGTTGACTTTCCAGCAATGAAGAAttgtctgttctgtttgtcaatacaataGAGTTACTACTAGAGATACTAAAATTTGCAAGATACCCACAGCAAATGCAGCGTAAACAGTAGTAGGTACAGTAaaaagacacagaaacagtaTAAACACCGGCGCGTACAAACAAGGGGTAGACATTCAGGTAAAGAAAAAGACACAGATATCATGaaagcagacaagcagactgacagaccaacagatcaacagacagatcCACTGACGGGCATGCAGCCACATcaaagcagacaggcagagacacgaaacagacaaaacaagagaagaattatggtacacgtgtactaGTAATTACGTTCTGTGCTTCACGGAAATGTCCAGAAAAGTCATCACAGTGAAGAAAACCCACGAAGACATTGGAGGTGGACCTTCGGTCCCGGACAAACGTTTCTTCTGAAGAAGTTTAAGCTCCCTCACTTATTTGTCTCGGAGAATTTTCCATTTCTTTTGACAGAGTTCTGCCGAGACACCCAACTCGCTGGAAAGCCACTTCGAAGCGTTTTCTCTTGCACGCAGGTCCTTGTATACTTGGCAGTTGACCTTCCACAGGCAATGACAGCTGCGTACACTCTCTAACAAGCGCTCAATGTCCAATATGTTCGTAGCCATTGCTCACGAAGCAACCACGTGCACTCCTACTTGGCTGTGATTGGGTAAAATCTTAATTTCcacttccgacgcgacgtgctCCGACTTCCAGTTCGACGCTGAAATAGGACTCGGTTCTATTTGGATGCGTTACGTCCGTCGAGCGTTGCGTCGcgtagaccatttacaatttgaatttgtacgaCGAGACGTGACgaacgcgacgcgacgctcaagcgttcgcatattgtaaatccagctttaggCTGAATTTCTCTTTATTGATTTTTACTCCTCGCGTTCGACATCTCTCCAACAATGCAGTCAAGTTGTCATTATGATCTCTTATAGCTTCCTCCATGCTACCGCCCTCACCTACTACGAGTATGTCGTCAGCAATTTGGCATTTTCCCCGCACCAGAACTGTTCaaactagtctcgcgtagccagaccatctacGCCATTTGGATCAAGCCTTGGAAGGGCTGAAAAGAGTGTTTGTTATTGCTAACGACATAGTCGTAGTAGGTGAGTGTGGTAGCATGGAGGAAGCTATAAGAGATCATGATGAGGACTTGACTGTATTACTGGAGAGATGTCGAATGCGAGGAGTAAAAATCAATAAAGAGAAATTTAGACTGAGGGAAACGGAAGTGAAGTATATGGGCCACATTACTGTCATCGGAGGGACTCAAACCAGATCCGACCAAAGTTGAAGCAATTAATAATATAGGCATGAATCCGCCTCAAGATTTCGAGGCCGTTAAACGGCTCTTGGGAATGTTGAACTACTTGTCTAGGTATCTATCAAATCTCTCGGTCATGTGTGAGCCTTTGAGGCAACTGACACACCCGGATGTGATCTGGCAATGGACAAGTAAACATGAACGGTCATACCAACAAGCCAAGCAGGCAATTACGAGCGCATCTGTCTTGAAGTATTTTGACAAGTTCGTACAAACGGTACTGCAGTGTGACGCATCAAGTAAAGGCCTTGGTGTCATATTATTACAGAATGGGCAACCAGTCGCTTTAGCTGGTAGATCATTGACCAAGACAGAGTGTAAATATGCTCAAATCGAGAAAGGACTATTGTCAATAGTGTTTGCAGCAAAATGATTTGACCAATACACTTATGGAAGAACAGTGACTGTTCAAACGGACCATAGACTCCTAAAAATAATAGTGCCGAAACCGTTACAGGCTGCACCACGAAGACTGCAGAGAATGTTATTGCGCCTGCAGCGGTATCAAATGATAATAGCATGCAAACATGGAAAAGAGTTGGTGCTGGCAGACACGTTGTCAAGAGCTTACTTAGAAAAAACAGGAAAGGTGGTTTTGGTGAGGATGGTGAAGTTTTTGTATTATAGATCTCCATTTGAAGTGGAGATGGAAAATGTCAATGCTGTCGATTGCCCTTTCATTTCAAATTCCAAGATTTAAGACATTCAGAAGGCGACAGCGAAAGATTAGGTATTGCAAGAGCTGATGACTACCATTCGTAGGGGTTGGCCAGAAGGAAAAGATCGGCTGAATCCAGTGCTGGCATCATATCATCCATTTCGAGATGATTTAGTGGTAGAGGGTGGAGTTATCTATCGTGGAGATAGATGTGTAATTCCTCCTTCTATGCTAGCTTTCACGCTAGCGCGTATACACATGTCACACATGGAATTTGGAGGGTGTGTCCAGAGAGCCAAAGATTGTGTGTTCTGGCCGGACATAAACTCCGCCATCAAGGATTACGTCAGCAAATGTGACATCTGTAGACGGTATGACCGGCACAACCAAAGGAAACTCTGAAGTCACATGATATACCAGATAGGCCATGGAAACAGTTGGGGCTGATCTGTTTGCTTTTCAGGACAGAGACTAGCCTATATTGGTCGACTATTATAGCTAATGGGTTCATCTAAGTAGAACCAATGGTCGAGACAACATCAAAGGCAATCATTGCCAAGCTGAGACAGCAATTTGCAAGGCAAGGCAATACCTCTTACGTTGCTAACAGGCAATGGTCCTCAGTTGTGAGCAAGGAGGCGTGTCAATTCAGTAACGAATGGGAATTGGAACATAGGACCTCAAGTCCCTATTACCCACAAAGTAATGGTAAAGCGGAGAGTGCCGTAAAAGTGGTAAAGCACCTAATGACTAAAGCTTTGACAGACGGTCGAGATCCTTGGCTCTCTCTGTTGGAATTGCGGAATACACCAACAGTACGAATGAGCGCTAGCCCTGCTCGGAGATTGCTCAGCAAGAGAACAAGAGCAATTCTACCTATAAAGGATGACATGCTAAGACCTGAACTTGTGACGGAAGCGTCAGAGCAATGGCAAAAGAAGCAAGAAAAACAGGCCAAATATTAGGAAAGAGGAGCAATAGATTTGCCGAATCTATATCCCGAAGACGTCgtacgcatgtgtgtgtgtgtgtgtgtgtgtgtgtgtgtgtgtgtgtgtgtgtgtatgtgtgtgggtgtgggtagattttgtctctagagtaacacgtggaCCAGCCCTACAGTAAGATTGTGAGATGGGGCTACTGTAGCTACCTGCCAAATAATGGACGACCAGCAAAAGTTAATTTTTTCCGTTTTTCTTTGCTTATAGATAACTACTATCTAGATGTTAGCGCAGTTCCTAGCCCCCATAGGGCGGGTGAGggctaatatatatattattggcAAAGTCACTTAGTGTAACTTCTTCCTCTTGACTGCTAAATCAAGAAAGCAAAAACATAttcaaacagaaagacaaaaacaaaaaagagAAAAAGAAGACTCGTAAAGTATGggccatgcatgcacacactcacacacacacacacacacgcacacacacacacacacacacacacacacacacacatagggTCACGCCCATAATTTTACCCAGGCCTTCATGGCCCCGGGTAGGCCTATGCCTGGCTAAACTACTGTATAGGTTGCTGTGGTGTAAGCAGACTGCAAGATAACATGGCCAAACGACACAACAACTGCATGGTTCTCAAATCATTGTAAGTAGGCCAATAACTGTGAGTCTCCTTTAGCGTAATAACGAACTACGTCTTCGCGCCTACTTTCGAACTCACTTACAATAGCGTACAGTAGTCCCCAAACTGCTTTTTTATCTCTCCACCCTTCCACCCGCCCTTCCCCTCGCGTGCAAAAGCGGGCTGTCCAGTcgtattgcacatgcgcattacATGAATAATGGCGTAATGGTAAAATCAGTGCGGCCCTGTCGTTCGGATGCGGGCGGgtgatgtgaaacagacatgcaacaaatagggaCCTTATCTCAATGCTCTTGATACTATACTCTAGGTCATGCATTCATGCAGACACGAGTTGCGCAACTTACAAGTAAGCGAAACAGGCGAGCCACAAGATTCCCATGACGATGGCCAGTCCACTGCTCACTGCGATAGAGGGTCGACGCATTTGTTCTGCGTTCTCCATTACATCGGCCAGCAGGTCCAAAATACAGAAAATGACGGCTAAGATCAAAGCCAGCGCGCCACAACCGATGCCCAACTGGCAAGCAGTTTCCTTGAAGTCCAAATTTGCAATATCTTTGCGTGGAACACGCAGAGTTTAGTAGACGTTAGAGGGATGTTCTCGTAGAGCTTGTCGGCAATGCATCCCAAAACGACTACACCAAACACCTACAGAAAACAAGAACGTATCCGGCTATCAAATCCAAACTTGCAGTTGTACAAATGCAAGTCTTTCTACTGCCGTTTCGTTGGCCTCTCTATCTGCCAATTTTGCAAAACAAGACAGTCAATGCCCCCTTTTCGCTGCAGATTGAGGTGCGATGCGGGTGAACAGCACTCACCAGACCAAAAATTCGAAGAACAATCCGAACTAGAGCACTTCTTTTGGCTTCCATTGGTCTCGACTATTAGCTGATCGGCTTGAATTGCAATCGACCTCTGGCGCGGCTAGCTGTGGAATGAGCAGCTCTCCTTGGCATGGTCAACTACAGTGATCAAAGTCAAGTAAGGCAGCTGACAAATTTTAGTAAATGGGTCCCCTTTTGAGGTGTAGCTAGAGAGTCCAAACAGCCGCAAAACCAATTTCGACGTGTATCGTCGTGGAAAGTATGCCAGTCAATGCACTTTCACGTAAAATATCTACAGATGCTTTATAGCTAAAGTCTGTGCCAAAGTTACTAGAGCCAAATGGATTGGGGAGTGAGCTAGCTATAGCTAGGAAACCCCACTGGCATACCCCATGCAGATGCAATGTTGTTGTAGAAATTATTTGTGTGTCCCCAGTAGAGCTCTGTTTACTCTAACCTCTAGATAAACCATGCAACAGACTTTCCTTTCAAGTTTGATCCTCTAGAGATCGAATTTGCTAGACAGTTTGACGGATCTGCAGTGAAACGGACAAAGCCATTACTAAAAACTTGTGTGGGTCTAACAACCATATACATAGAGCCGCCAAATCGGCGCAAAGATTTGATCTCGTTTAGAGTATCTAGGTATACGCtgcaaacaacagagagagTAAACTCTTTCAACCGGAAGTGAACCTAGCATCGTGAATTGTCTGCAATCAGAAACGTTTGTTTAGCATACAACAAGAGACAAATACGTTGGATACTAAGTTTTTTAGACAATGATTATAGTGAAGATGCCAGAGATTCAGCCGGCGTCTCTAAACTCTAAAATTATAAAACTACTGTACTAGAGACGAATGTGATGCGACTTCATGCTGATTCCATGCGCTAGAAGACTACGAAACGGCATATTTTACACACTAAcaacacacgtacacgtacgcGTTAGCAATTTTGCGTATTGCTGCCTTCACAAGTCTAGAAAAAGGAAAGGGTGGGGCCCGTTTTCTATGGGATATCCTCAGTACGACTGCATACGGGATCTGATTTGGTCTAATCAATTGTTGGGTATCTAGACTGCACAGAAACGCCAAAAACttgaataattaattgagcAGTTTGATATTGAGGCAAAAAGATGTGCTACACCCGCGAACTCAAGCAAAACCATGCAGACAAGTAGCAAAAGCAGAAAAAAGGTTCGTTGCTTATACATGTAAAAGCAGCAAAAGTTGCCAAAAGCAGTGATGTCAGTTTCATTGCAACTTGAACTTCATTCAGGAGGTGGCACCACCTCGTAGAGCGACAAAGCCAAAAATAGCAACAGCAAACTACACACCACAATCAGTCACGACATAAATTCCTTTGCCTAACAGATTAAATGTTGGTCGGCCTTACCCATATAGGAATAGACAGAAAGCTGAAACCTAGGGTAGCTTGCCCTGGAATCTTGATCTCATCCACAAAGTCATTGCCATCAACATCGACCCACAGTTTGGTCCTAGAACACACAACAATATGAGATCGCTCTTATACATCAACATGTATTATCATGTTCTGTCTAGAAGTAATGATTGGTTTGCAACTTttagtacactacagtacatgtactactTGTAACTGGTATTCTATTTTGCTTTTGTGAGCTAAAGTTTTtggaaatattaattaattgatacatTTGACATGATTGTTAATTCTATTATATAACCACATTACACTGTGCATCAATACTCTTCTTACTCATCAGACATTGATGCTATACGTTTGATGTTATAATCTTTTCTGCTTGTCTAAAGATCTCTATAGCATTCATCGTGCAAACTATCAAACTTGATCTAAACATTCTGAATACACATCAAGAAAGAGATAGTTGGACATATTACAAACCCAGAATTCTAACTAGAATTTTTTTCAATCGAAAATGACGTCACGTATTTGCTGACATCACATATTTGATAACGTCATAACTTTCTGTTGTCAAAAACATCGCAATCTATGCACGCGTAGGGGCGGAACTGATGAGAACGAAAGTAGGCGTGGCCTCTTACACAGGTGCTCTAATTTACAGCCAGTGGATAGATACCTTTAGGCAAACACGAACAGCTTACATACGAACACCACTTACAAGTAACCGAAACAAGCAAGCCACATGATTCCCATGACGATGGCGAGCGCGCTGCCTGCAATGATTGCGGGTCGACGAGCTTGCTCTGCATTCCCCATGACGTCCGTCACGAGGTCCAAAACACAGAAGATGATGGCTAGGACGAGAGCCAGCGCGCCACAAGCGATACCAAAGTCGCAAGCGGCATCTTTTCTGTTAAAATAGCACACTTTAGAGAAACCGGAAACTGGTGACACGTAGAGCTTGTCTGCAATGCAACCGAGAACGACTACACCGAACACCTAACAACAACGACACAGTAGTCaaccaaatttaaacttgCAGTTGCGCAAATTGTGGGGCCTGGGCCGTTTGGTAGTAAGCGCTCACCAGACCAAAAATTCGGAGAACGATTCGAACCAATGCGGACTTCTTAGGCTCCATCGATCTCGATTTCTGCTTGAACTGTGGCGCGGCAAAGTCTAGAGTGAGAGAAGCTCACACGAGTGCGTACTTTGATCCTCCAACGGAATGTAGAGGCGTTGTCATCATGATCAAAAGACTGCCTTTCCATTGGTCAGTGTCATGCAACAGATTACGAAATGCAAGATACTATATCAGCAAGAATCTCGAAGATGCAATGTATTTCCTGCACCGGTCTAGCAAGATGGTGACGAAACCGGTTTGCAGATTGAAAGCAAGCAGTCTAGCAATTACTAATTTACATGAAATGCGCGACGCTCCACGGCACATGCGGCTGAAATGCGACAAGTTCTAgaattttttagtaatttcTCTAGATAGACACTCTCTCTTCGCGCTGACTGTGCGCTCGGAAGTCgaaggctatcaagacgaaacagaatgaagaagcactagaagtgcaaaccctcagccggatgcaccttgaaggtaactagtcgcgctatgacagaatggtttaATTAGACAACAATAACCGCCACGCAAAGCGAAAGTATAGAgtatggcgtgccatttgtgtcaaaattagacaatgagatgaggcgatgagacaatgagataaGGCAAAGAGATCATgtgatgagacaatgagatgaggcgatgagaccatgaGATGAGGCAATGAGATCATgtgatgagacaatgagatgaggcgatgagatcatgagtctaattttgacacaaatgccACGCCATAATAGAGCACATGCGTAGTCCGTCGGTCAACACCAGAAAGCGACAACTTGCGTAGCCCTCAAACCCGGGGAAGTTTCCGTAATTGCAATCGTTGAAGAGAAGCCATGCGAGTGCATTTGCGATTGTTTGCCGTCTTGGAACGGGGCCGTTTCTGAGTAAAGTAACAGGAAGGACTAGATTGACCGaggccacgcccacgcaaatttgcagcagcagcgaACCGAGAGTACGAGACGAACGTGGTCCCATGCATAAGCTCTATAAACATTAGCTATATAACGCGAAGGCTTAAACCAGTGCAGTTGTCTTTACTAGAGCTGGAGGTAATGAAGTGCGGTCTCTAGATAGTATTTCTCACATTGCCAGTAGTTCTGTTCACCTtgagtacttaattaattgtccaGTTACGAAGACGTCCTTCTACGTGTAGCAACCTTTTCCTTACGTCATACACTACACATAACATCGTCTAAAGaaacactgtactgtaccatagaCCTCGATCACGGTACCGGAAGTAATCATTACGCCCCCACATTACAATTCTTTACACGAGGTTATGTAAATAAATGCAGGTCATCGTCTGTCTGGCGTGTTACTTGTTTCCCACACGTTCAGAAAAAATTTTGGACCCTTTTGGAGCCAGCCAAATGACAAACCGATGAGTTTACGAGGCCACGTGTCTGAGACCTGAGTTTGGGCAAGAGTACTACAGAAAGACCGTTGATTTCCATTCGTAGGAGAACAGCAGACACCATTTCAGAGTCCACAACAAGGTAGTTGTGCAGTGCTTTCATTCTACATGATGCCTACTTGCCTAGACATCTAGGATTTTTGTTGGCAGCCTAATTCGCATTCAACTTGATTGGTACGGCTTTCTGTTTGATTACAGCTTGTTCTACTGCTGCTGTAATAGAAGTTGAACTGCTAATGAGCAATCTGGTTTAGTTTAGGTCTCTAGGAAAGTTGACAGACGCACAACTCAAAAGGTTTCGTTATCGCAtgtcatgtgatcacgtgTGATATCGTAAGCTATTTGGCTAATGCTGCGAGCTAACATGTTCACAATGGATGCTTTATGCCTCAGTAGTTTGCATGAAGTGTTTTTACCCGTTTTGAGTGCTCTGCCGACTACAGAGTTAGCAAGCTCGCTCTACTGACTGTGTACCACGCACCTAAAATTTGTTGGCGTGCGGCTACCTAACGGCCCCGGTATGGAGAGGCAAACAGGTGCAGCAAATGTACAGCAAATGCAATATCAAACACACCACAGTCAACGCCTCCTCTCTGCTGTTGAACATAACATCGTGTGTTCAGAGCTACAATTGATTAGCCGTCCAGGGCTATGcatggctatatatatatatatatatatatatatatatatatatatatatatatatatatataaatatgcgTTGGGTCGTAATGCATCATGTACCTAAACGATCAGTCGACTGACGAACTACCCGTGAACTTCCAATGAGTCATAGCGAGGCGACGATATACGGTCATGTGCCAGTGCAACAGATTCCACGACCTCATGGTGATGTCATTCTAATACCAGACAGCATCTAACCTAGATGATGACGCAAAGATCAACATACAGCCTACGCACAGCCGGCAGACGTCACTTCTTCCACCTAGCTAGACTTGCTACAGTTCAGACCGTGATATGCTTCTCTCGGTTTCTGCAACACTTCTTAGAATGGTAGAACTAATTGAAAATGATGAGAGACAATCCAGACGTAGACACAGCTAGACGGCACTGGATTTATCTTGTACGAGAACTTGTGCATGGCGTGGGCTAGTCGGTGTTTCGTACTaaaaacaatgacatcaccGAAAGTTCGTGAACTCTGCAGCATAGTGGCACATGATCGTCTAGCATCATCGCACAATTACTTCTTGGAAGTGCACCGGTAGTTCGTCGGCCGACTGATCATTTACCTACATGATGGATAgaggataccaaattccccaAGGGATGCCAAGAGGGGTGCCTCAGACCCTCAGAGAATATGGCtcggggataccaaattccctagtGAATACGGCTCGGGGGTGCAACAAACAGGGAATGTCAAATTCCCTATGACACCGGCTTACGCAGGTCTAGATCTGCAGTGACAGGAAAGTCATCCGCAAGAacagaagctcaagattctCCCAAGGTGATCGATTGAGCGCATTGATTGAATTGCACGTAGGCGCGCgtgtgtagaacagcaaaccgcGCATCTTTGTTTCTAGCTGCGGTGAGTACTGCATAAAATGcatggtagttaattaattaagcctagTTGAGTTTGAACGACTCTAGCgtagttactaaatttgttgagttttagatttagCTAGATTGTTGCTATTtgtggtaatagataaattcatataccatgcatatgtactgtgctcatcagcaatggctgatcgcacctgagattgattattttgGGGAAGTGGGAGATTCCCTTCTCGTTAGAGcggaaattgcaagagatcgtCATAGGGCGGAAGTCGTCGAAGATTCACTCCGCCCtttccaatcagcagcacacgttggaatgaaaaacgaCTCCCTACTGCGTTGAGTCATGACTAGGGCACGCGTTCCATCAGACTACCTGCTGCGTAATtcgcacaaggctgtttcatttttcgttcttgctgcgttcaattttcgctcttgctgcgttcaattttcgttctcgctgcgttcaattttcattcttgctgcgttcaattcttttgacattcaactcaaccaaatataatcaaagatggaaacttgaaaatagaacaacgaaaaatgaaaatcaaaaatgaaaatcaaacatgaaaaataaaaattttctTGCCGAGTTAAtttttttcagcaaaataattgaaaacctttgacaaaaattgaaaaataaaaaataaaaaataaatattgaaatttgaaaattgaaatttgaaaattgaatattgaaatggccggaagggtcacAGACCATGAATCCGCCTCAAGATGTTGAGGCCGTTAAACGGCTCTTGAGAATGGTGAACTACTTGTCTAGGTATCTATCCGATCTCTCGGTCATGTGTGAGCCTTTGAGGCAACTGACACACCCGGATGTGATCTGACAATGGACAAGTAAACATGAACGGTCATACCAACAAGCCAAGCAGGCAATAACAAGCGTACCTGTCTTGAAGTATTTTGACAAGTTCGTACAAACGGTACTGCAGTGTGACGCATCAAGTAAAGGCCTTGGTGTCATATTATTACAGAATGGGCAACCAGTCGCTTTTGCTGGTAGACCATTGACCAAGACAGAGTGTAAATATGCTCAAATCGAGAAAGAACTACTGTCAATAGTGTTTACAGCAAAAAGATTTGACCAATACACTTATGGAAGAACAGTGACTGTTCAGACGAACCATAGACTTCTAAAAATAATAGTACGGAAACCGTTACAGGCTGCACCACGAAGACTGCAGAGAATGTTATTGCGCCTGCAGCGGTATCAAATGATAATAGCATACAAACCTGGAAAAGAGTTGGTTCTGGCAGACACGTTGTCAAGAGCTCACTTAGAAAAAACAGGAGGTGGTTTTGTGAGGATGGTGAAGTTTTTGTATTATAGATCTCCATTTGAAGTGGAGATGAAAAATGTCAATGCTGTCGATTGCCCTTTCATTTCAAATTCCAAGATTTAAGACATTCAGAAGGCGACAGCGAAAGATTAGGTATTGAAAGAGCTGATGACTACCATTCGTAGGGGTTGGCCAGAAGGAAAAGATCGGCTGAATCCAGTGCTGGCATCATATCACCCATTTCGAGATGATTTAGTGATAGAGGGTGGAGTTATCTATCGTAGAGATAGATGTGTAATTCCTCCTTCTATGCTAGCTTTCACACTAGCGCGTATACACATGTCACACATGGAAATTGGAGGGTGTGTCCGGAGAGCCAAAGATTGTGTGTTCTGGCCGAACATAAACTCCGCCATCAAGGATTACGTCAGCAAATGTGACATCTGTAGACGGTATGACCGGGCACAACCAAAGGAAACTCTGAAGTCACATGATATACCAGATGGGCCACGGAAACAGTTGGGTCTGATCTGTTTGCTTTTCAGGACAGAGACTAGCCTATATTGGTCGACTATTATAGCTAATGGGTTTATCTAAGTAGAACCAATGGTCGAGACAACATCGAAGGCAATCATTGGCAAGCTGAGACAGCAATTTGCAAGGCAAGGGATACCCCTTTCTTTGCTAACAGGCAATGGTTCTCAGTTTGTGAGCAAGGAGGCGTGTCAATTCAGTAACAAATGGGAATTGGAACATAGGACCTCAAGTCCCTATTACCCACAGAGAAATGGTAAAGCGGAGAGTGCTGTAAAAGTGGTAAAGCACCTAATTGTAACAGGAGTAGActacattgcgcatgcgtagtacaATTACCACTAGTATATAAGCAGACACAGTACTTGTACACTTAGTATTGCGTGACTAGCCTAGAGAGTCAATAACATAATACACTAtattacatggtgtcagaagtGCAGTGACTCGCAGCAGACTGTTTATGAGCAACAATGTCTACGGCTACGCAAGTACGAGAGTCACCGGAGCCACGCACAGTACGAGAGTCACCGGAGCCACGCGATCTCGTTCATTTGACGAATGTGACAGTCCCGTTGCCGGAGAGATTGAATCTAAAAGGCAACTTGGCACAAAACTGGCGAACGTTTCGCAGAAGATGGGAATCTTTCGAGGTCTCGTCCCGAATGACCAGAAGATCGCACAAGGAGCGAGTGGCGACCTTCCAGCAATGCCTGCCCGCAGAAGCTCTCGAGGTTCTGGACACCTTGCCCTTCGCAGAAGGTGAAGATAGAAATGATATGGCAGTAGTGCTTCGCCATATGGAAGCGTACTGCTTCAGCAAAACAAACGTGATCTACGAACGGTACCAGCTCACGCAGCGAGCACAGAAGCAAGGTGAGCCTTTTGATGACTACCTAATTTCGCTAAGAAGCATGATTCGTGCATGCAATTATGGTGCGATCCAAGATGAATTGTTGCGCGACAAGATAGTCCATGGGATACGCAACAATGACACCCGTCAGAAACTGCTGCAAGAAGCTAAATTAACTTTGGCGACCGCGATATCCATATGCCGTGCCGCAGAGTCGACATCCGCACAAGCCAAAGCCATTAGCTTCAG
This genomic window contains:
- the LOC134184060 gene encoding uncharacterized protein K02A2.6-like, which produces MTTIRRGWPEGKDRLNPVLASYHPFRDDLVIEGGVIYRRDRCVIPPSMLAFTLARIHMSHMEIGGCVRRAKDCVFWPNINSAIKDYVSKCDICRRYDRAQPKETLKSHDIPDGPRKQLEPMVETTSKAIIGKLRQQFARQGIPLSLLTGNGSQFVSKEACQFSNKWELEHRTSSPYYPQRNGKAESAVKVVKHLIVTGVDYIAHA
- the LOC134184892 gene encoding synaptogyrin-1-like — its product is MEPKKSALVRIVLRIFGLVFGVVVLGCIADKLYVSPVSGFSKVCYFNRKDAACDFGIACGALALVLAIIFCVLDLVTDVMGNAEQARRPAIIAGSALAIVMGIMWLACFGYLTKLWVDVDGNDFVDEIKIPGQATLGFSFLSIPIWFAVAIFGFVALRGGATS